Proteins from a genomic interval of Pseudophryne corroboree isolate aPseCor3 chromosome 4, aPseCor3.hap2, whole genome shotgun sequence:
- the LOC134909710 gene encoding uncharacterized protein LOC134909710 isoform X1, whose translation MLVPGGGRGREGELAVAARGLCRSLARRPRRRHRPGVRRRVEVGRAHGVRARPRSLRAAPAAHVCAQLMHRPSILTPRMPESGRGRGHSRGVQRLPLVGNAEPRGMAPRDGATAESTRGGRAQHARARTGSRATRGGTRAGTQWVSVTPHTTPAEVGRSGSRGRRGDREWVSGRRAAARAAAHDSGSSPGPGDSSASMGRGEACSEVESEWSGRGGLAFPSDQEGPGARVTSAGRRARARAQARSGGPSGAVDGGRSTRDPPGALASALATVVEALGPLAAAASPRTMSDFGQAAGGSGSGRQRTSAAQRVARACRELGAVAAELGTDQERQGRALTGHTTRGARRAPQAWAGPSSALSFTESREEGDLAEFVEDDDWTEEAEDSRSERSMASGELAQSISISPTSSSSHSSSSSSSSSSLSSQASDVDSTSRAKKKAAKFAKRAAKQQKRRKRRKRVSEEERRAKKRRDLPGVVRCEYTAVMRGLRDSCRKKIRRGDFVDLFVLTKAMKKDYKAAAAKKGMGTEVFRSFDNWLAGFWVFTACYLEDRPEEHMNVIRYLHLVHDMQRTSPGSEWRRYDQEFREKQDGLRVMDFGFKDVEVWLKVTRASQQEEEPQKQGAGGRRAGSSAQGSGADGGFARTGGLAVRVGGRSATRGKCFAFNSGTCSFGKQCRFRHSCQQCGGAHPASSCFKGGRQGNRGKQAYPKQAASGTARQSPNAS comes from the coding sequence ATgctagtgccgggcggggggagaggacgggaaggggagctggcggtcgccgcgcggggcctgtgcaggagcctcgcgcggcggccgaggaGGAGACACCGGCCGGGAGTTCGACGGCGGGTagaggtgggacgcgcgcacggggtgcgcgcgcgcccacgctcgctccgggcggcgccggccgcgcacgtgtgcgcgcagctgaTGCACCGGCCATCCATTTTgactccccggatgccggaatccGGCAGGGGGAGAGGACACAGCAGGGGGGTGCAGCGTTTGCCTCTGGTAGGCAACGCTGAGCCGAGAGGGATGGCGCCACGTGATGGGGCCACAGCAGAGAGTACAAGGGGGGGCCGCGCGCAGCATGCGCGTGCGCGCACCGGGAGTCGTGCGACACGCGGGGGAACACGCGCGGGTACGCAGTGGGTCTCTGTGACTCCTCATACCACTCCTGCAGAAGTAggacgcagcgggtcccgcgggcggaggggagacagagaatgggtcagcggccgcagggccgcggcacgggccgctgcacacgacagcgggtcctccccgggACCGGGGGATTCTTCTGCTTCTATGGGAAGGGGGGAGGCATGCTCAGAAGTGGAGAGCGAATGGTCTGGTCGGGGGGGTCTCGCTTTCCCGTCGGATCAGGAGGGACCGGGTGCTCGGGTCACGTCGGCCGGTAggcgggcgcgggctcgcgcccaggcAAGGTCCGGAGGTCCTTCGGGGGCCGTTGACGGGGGTCGCAGCACGCGGGATCCTCCCGGGGCCctagcgtcggccctggccacagtagTAGAGGCTTTGGGGCCGTTAGCTGCAGCGGCTTCCCCTAGGACGATGTCTGATTTCGGACAGGCTGCCGGAGGCAGTGGGTCCGGCAGGCAGAGGACctcggcggcgcagcgggtggcacgagcctgccgagaacTGGGGGCGGTCGCTGCGGAGCTAGGTACGGACCAGGAGCGGCAGGGACGCGCGCTCACAGGGCATACCACGCGgggggcccggcgtgcgccgcaagcatgggccgggccctcttctgctTTGTCTTTCACAGAGAGCCGAGAGGAGGGGGATTTGGCGGAATTCGTGGAGGACGACGATTGGACTGAGGAGGCTGAGGATTCCAGGTCGGaaaggtcgatggcatccggtgagttggcacagtctatatcaatttcccccacgagctcgagttcgcatagctcttcgtcttcctcctcttcctcttctttgtcgtcgcaagcgtccgacgtagACAGTACTTCTAGGGCAAAGAAGAAGGCGGcaaaatttgccaagcgggcagcaaaacagcagaagaggcgtaagcggcgcaaacGGGTTAGTGAGgaagagcgtagggcaaagaagcggcgcgatctgcctggggtagtgcgctgcgagtacaccgcggttatgcgggggctgcgagacagctgccgcaagaagatacgtaggggtgacttcgtggacttattcgttttgactaaggccatgaagaaggattacaaagcggcagCCGCTAAGAAAGGCATGGGGACAGAGGtcttccggtcttttgataattggctggccggtttctgggtttttacggcatgctatttggaggataggccggaggaacacatgaatgttatccggtacctgcatctcgttcacgacatgcagcgcacgtccccgggctcggaatggcgccggtatgatcaggagtttcgagagaaacaggacgggctacgggtcatggatttcgggttcaaggacgtggaagtctggctcaaagtgacccgggcctcACAGCAGGAAGAAGAAccccagaaacagggagcaggtgggcgTCGGGCGGGCTCATCAGCCCAGGGGTCAGGCGCGGACGGAGGATTTgccaggacaggcggattggccgttcgcgtggGCGGGCGTTCCGCCACGCGAGGGAAGtgtttcgcttttaacagcggaacatgttcctttggcaagcagtgtcgttttcgtcactcctgccagcagtgtggaggagcccacccagcctcctcttgtttcaaaggtggTCGACAGGGAAATCGGGGAAAGCAGgcgtaccctaagcaggccgcgagcgggaccgctcggcagagccccaacgccagttaa
- the LOC134909710 gene encoding uncharacterized protein LOC134909710 isoform X2: MGKWLDLYPNKRDAKFLFDGFKFGFRLPVASEVSVRAQRNLQSARALPTVLREKVDKEVRLGRMEGPFRSPPVDDLVISPVGVVPKKTPGVFRLIQHLSYPPGASVNDAIPPAHCSVVYQSFDEALEMVRSYGSGALMAKIDVESAFRLLPLHPDSFRFMGFLIGAEYFIDKCLPMGCSVSCSFFERFSTFLHWCVESASGGHGVAHYLDNSCVRVRLMTQGAATCCLASGLFFYHFGVPVAVDKTEGPDSCLSFLGIEIDTVAGECRLPRDKVSKLRETICWFNGSRKVTLRQAQSLLGMLNFACRVIPMGRVFCRKLERATAGCARPHHFVRLSSELKRDLAVWASFLEEFNGVSIWQAPAVDSEQLQLFTDAAGVSGFGCFLEGSWCAASWPANWHSKGLTKDLVLLELFPIMVALEVWGDRLANRSILFRCDNLGVVHAINNQRAKSLVVLRVLGQLLLTCLRRNLWFRAQHVPGLENGIADALSRGQWERFWVLAPEAEEQGFHCPGYVWQVIGPEWRV, translated from the coding sequence ATGGGTAAGTGGTTGGATTTGTATccgaataaaagggatgcaaaatttttgttcgacggttttaagtttggttttcgcttgcctgttgcgagcgaagtgtcagtgcgcgcacagaggaacctccagtctgcccgagccttgccgactgtgctgcgggagaaagtggataaggaggtcaggttgggcaggatggaggggccatttaggtcacccccggtggatgacttggtcatctccccggtcggggtggtaccgaagaagactccaggcgtttttcggctcatccagcatctttcttaccctccgggggcatcggtcaacgacgcaataccgccggctcattgctcggtggtataccagtcatttgacgaggcgctagagatggtccgcagctacgggagcggggccctcatggctaagattgatgttgagtcagcctttaggttactgccattgcatccggactcattccgttttatgggtttcctgattggggcggagtatttcatcgacaaatgtttgccgatgggatgttccgtctcatgctcatttttcgagcgctttagcacgtttcttcattggtgcgtggagtctgcgtcaggcggtcacggagTTGCCCATTACCTAGATaattcctgtgtgcgggtccggctaatgacgcaaggtgcggcgacttgctgtttagcatccGGGCtctttttttaccacttcggtgtgccGGTAGCCGTGGACAAAACGGAGGGCCCggactcctgcctatcatttttggggattgaaattgacacggtggcaggagAATGTCGCCTGCCCCGAGACAAggtgtcgaagctccgcgaaaccatttgctgGTTCAATGGCTCGCGTAAAGTTACGCTACGGCAGGCGCAGTccctgctgggcatgctgaactttgcttgtcgggttataccgatgggcagggttttctgccggaagcttgagagggcgacggcggggtgtgccaggcctcatcatttcgttcgattgtcctccgaattaaaaagggatttggccgtctgggcttcgttcctggaggaattcaacggagtgagcatatggcaagcgccagctgtGGACAGCGAGCAGTTGCAACTGTTTACCGACGCTGCAGGTGtctctggattcggttgttttttggagggatcttggtgtgcggcatcctggccggcaaacTGGCATAGCAAGGGTCTTACaaaagatctggtgctgctggagctttttcccattatggtagcgttggaggtctggggcgatcggttggctaatcgcagcatattgtttagatgcgataatctgggcgtagtgcatgcgattaataaccagagggctaaatcgctggtggttctgcgggtgctcgggcaattgcttttgacgtgcttgcgtaggaacctatggttccgggcacagcacgtgcccggtttggagaacggaattgccgacgctttgtcgcgtggacagtgggagaggttttgggttttggcaccagaggccgaggagcaaggttttcactgtcccggttatgtttggcaggtgatcgggccggaatgGAGGGTCTAg